From the Brevibacillus choshinensis genome, one window contains:
- a CDS encoding ABC transporter ATP-binding protein, which yields MKNKLLEIKGLKTYFYTDDGVVPAVDGVDISIYEGETVGIVGESGCGKSVTSLTTMRLTPGRVVEGSITFQQKDILALSDEEMRELRGNEMAMIFQEPMTSLNPVFTIGQQIGEAVEIHMKVSKQMARERSIEMLKRVGIPRPEQIVDEYPHQLSGGMRQRVMIAMAMACNPKLLIADEPTTALDVTIQAQILDLMRDLKEKQGTAIMMITHDLGVVAEMCDRVIVMYAGKVVEEADVVTLFTKPQHPYTQGLMKSIPSLESAERRLYSIKGNVPIPGTIRDGCSFAPRCEFATELCRQKAPRLVEVEQGHLSRCWLHVNDREDTRHETAVG from the coding sequence TTGAAGAACAAACTGCTCGAAATCAAAGGCTTGAAAACCTATTTTTATACAGATGATGGCGTTGTCCCTGCGGTCGATGGAGTGGACATCTCGATCTACGAAGGGGAAACGGTAGGGATCGTTGGGGAGTCTGGTTGCGGGAAAAGCGTTACCTCTCTGACGACGATGCGCCTGACACCAGGTAGAGTCGTCGAAGGCTCCATTACCTTTCAGCAAAAGGACATTTTGGCTCTGAGTGACGAGGAGATGAGAGAACTCCGTGGCAACGAAATGGCCATGATTTTTCAGGAGCCGATGACCTCGCTTAATCCGGTATTTACAATTGGGCAGCAGATTGGAGAAGCCGTCGAGATCCATATGAAAGTAAGCAAACAGATGGCTCGTGAGCGATCAATCGAAATGCTCAAGCGAGTAGGGATTCCTCGGCCGGAGCAAATCGTGGACGAATATCCCCATCAGCTATCGGGAGGTATGAGGCAGCGGGTCATGATCGCTATGGCGATGGCCTGTAATCCAAAGCTGTTGATTGCAGACGAACCGACGACTGCTCTGGACGTGACGATCCAGGCGCAGATTCTGGACCTGATGAGGGATTTGAAAGAAAAGCAGGGCACTGCGATCATGATGATTACGCATGATTTGGGTGTCGTGGCTGAAATGTGTGATCGAGTGATCGTGATGTACGCAGGAAAAGTCGTGGAAGAAGCGGACGTCGTCACCCTGTTTACCAAACCGCAGCACCCGTACACGCAAGGACTGATGAAATCGATTCCGAGCCTGGAGTCAGCCGAAAGAAGACTGTATTCCATCAAAGGGAATGTCCCCATCCCAGGTACCATTCGCGATGGCTGCAGCTTTGCTCCCCGATGTGAATTCGCAACGGAGTTGTGTCGGCAAAAAGCTCCCCGTTTGGTTGAAGTGGAGCAAGGGCATTTGAGCAGATGCTGGCTCCATGTAAATGATAGGGAGGACACGCGACATGAAACAGCCGTTGGTTGA
- a CDS encoding ABC transporter ATP-binding protein — MKQPLVEIKNLKKYFPIRKGMFKKTVGHVKAVDGLDFTIFKGETLGLVGESGCGKSTTGRTILQLLSPTEGEVLYEGKNLLDMKGAEMRKLRKDLQMVFQDPYASLDPRLTVGELIAEPLQIHQLYQGKERDRRVDELLQVVGLHSYHAKRYAHEFSGGQRQRIGIARALALNPKLIVADEPVSALDVSIQSQVINLLQDLQEQFELTYLFIAHDLSVVKHISDRVGVMYLGRIVELADKNDLYDSPMHPYTKALLSAVPVPNPLIKKERIVLQGDVPSPANPPSGCTFHPRCSECMDICRTEKPAFQEVNGRYVACHLYS, encoded by the coding sequence ATGAAACAGCCGTTGGTTGAGATCAAAAACTTGAAGAAGTACTTTCCCATCCGAAAAGGAATGTTCAAAAAAACAGTCGGCCATGTCAAGGCAGTAGACGGTCTCGACTTTACGATATTCAAAGGAGAAACGCTCGGCTTGGTGGGAGAAAGTGGCTGTGGGAAATCCACGACGGGGCGAACCATCCTGCAGCTGCTTTCGCCGACAGAAGGGGAAGTCCTGTACGAAGGGAAAAACCTGCTGGACATGAAGGGCGCGGAAATGCGAAAGCTGCGCAAAGATTTGCAAATGGTATTTCAAGATCCGTATGCCTCGCTCGATCCAAGGCTGACAGTAGGGGAGCTGATTGCAGAGCCGCTGCAGATTCATCAGCTCTATCAGGGTAAAGAAAGGGACCGGCGGGTGGATGAACTTCTCCAGGTCGTCGGCTTGCACAGCTACCACGCCAAGCGCTATGCCCATGAATTTAGCGGGGGGCAACGGCAACGAATCGGGATCGCACGAGCTCTGGCTCTCAACCCAAAACTGATTGTAGCAGACGAGCCGGTATCTGCCCTGGATGTTTCCATTCAGTCTCAGGTGATCAATCTACTACAAGATTTGCAGGAACAGTTTGAATTGACCTACCTGTTCATCGCCCATGATTTGAGTGTAGTAAAGCATATTAGTGACCGCGTCGGCGTGATGTACCTGGGTAGAATCGTAGAGCTGGCAGACAAAAACGATCTGTACGATTCTCCCATGCATCCGTATACCAAAGCACTGCTTTCGGCTGTCCCTGTACCCAACCCGTTGATCAAAAAAGAGAGAATCGTTTTGCAGGGAGATGTGCCCAGCCCAGCCAATCCGCCGTCTGGCTGCACCTTTCATCCCCGCTGTAGCGAATGCATGGATATTTGCAGGACGGAAAAGCCTGCGTTCCAGGAAGTCAACGGACGCTACGTGGCATGCCATTTATACAGCTAA
- a CDS encoding Zn-dependent hydrolase, which produces MQDLRINLDRVKKNLQTVGLVANSGQRGYTRLAYSQEEKKALHWLKRELSQLPVTVCEDNIGNVFGRWGDVNRPAIAFGSHLDTVPEGGLFDGALGVIIGLECLHTLIENQYKPEVPLELICFVGEEANPLGGTFGSRAVTGLLEYSKELELKLKKVGYTWEDVVASKRTSNDYRCFLELHIEQGGVLETNDKKIGVVTSIAGIRRLFVQVHGRASHSGTTPMSLRKDALVDASRLVQKVNELAVQAKGDIVATVGELSVFPNLANVVPGEAELMIEIRGSKLDEMMTLERSIRDWIDKNMDAEISVAVQKDPSQISDTIQSCIEEICRSSHIPSQSMFSGANHDANAMNTITDVGMIFVPSKDGISHHPDEFTSWEDIEVGGNVMLKTLQSLTRKYT; this is translated from the coding sequence ATGCAAGATCTTAGGATTAATTTAGATCGTGTGAAGAAAAACTTACAGACCGTAGGATTAGTAGCAAATTCAGGTCAAAGGGGATATACAAGACTCGCTTATTCTCAAGAAGAAAAGAAAGCACTTCATTGGCTCAAGAGGGAGTTGTCACAGCTTCCTGTAACCGTTTGCGAAGACAATATAGGCAACGTATTTGGCAGATGGGGTGATGTAAATCGACCCGCTATCGCATTCGGTTCTCACCTTGATACCGTTCCTGAAGGAGGTCTTTTTGATGGAGCATTAGGTGTCATCATTGGGCTTGAGTGTCTGCACACCTTGATTGAAAATCAATATAAACCCGAAGTACCACTGGAATTAATTTGTTTTGTAGGGGAAGAAGCCAATCCTCTTGGAGGGACTTTTGGAAGTCGGGCAGTAACCGGTTTGCTTGAGTATTCAAAAGAACTGGAATTGAAGTTGAAAAAAGTCGGCTATACATGGGAGGATGTTGTCGCCTCGAAACGAACGAGCAACGACTATCGCTGTTTCCTTGAGTTGCACATAGAGCAGGGGGGTGTACTCGAAACAAACGACAAAAAAATAGGTGTCGTAACATCTATTGCAGGAATACGAAGACTATTTGTTCAGGTACATGGTCGGGCTAGCCATTCAGGAACAACGCCGATGTCTCTTAGAAAAGATGCTTTGGTGGATGCATCCAGACTGGTCCAAAAAGTAAATGAGCTTGCCGTACAAGCGAAAGGCGATATTGTAGCAACTGTTGGTGAACTATCTGTTTTTCCAAATCTCGCAAATGTTGTGCCGGGAGAAGCAGAACTGATGATTGAAATTCGCGGCAGTAAGCTAGACGAAATGATGACCTTGGAAAGGTCCATTCGAGATTGGATCGACAAAAATATGGACGCCGAAATATCGGTAGCTGTGCAAAAGGATCCAAGCCAAATATCCGATACGATCCAATCATGTATCGAGGAGATTTGTCGCAGCTCACATATTCCTAGTCAATCTATGTTCAGCGGAGCCAACCATGATGCGAATGCAATGAACACAATAACGGATGTTGGGATGATTTTTGTACCAAGCAAGGATGGTATTAGTCACCATCCGGACGAATTTACATCATGGGAGGACATTGAGGTTGGGGGAAATGTTATGTTAAAAACGCTCCAGAGTTTGACTAGGAAGTACACGTGA
- a CDS encoding M20 family metallopeptidase yields MNTTKEKLYRTVDDLRETILAINDFIHDHPELGNEEFQAVELLTHTLANHGFQVETGLAGLETAFSAIYQNRQGGPVIGLLCEYDALEGLGHGCGHNLQAASITGAAIALARNLGDIPATIAVYGTPAEETTSGKLPMIKAGVFDQLDVALMMHGGDRTTVDGKSLAMNMVEFVFEGKAAHAAVAPEKGISALDGVLMMFNAIEYLREHVRTDVRIHGVITDGGVVPNIVPDRAAAQFYIRAADRPYLDTVVERVYNAARGAALATGTQLSINELKTCENKINVETLNKLMLENAREAGIQEISPPRTSTGSTDFANVTYRIPGACLRVQFVPFGTSSHSKEWVAAGLSDEGHAAVLLAAKSLAGVGYDLIVDPSVLSEIKEDFHKAKEALFVS; encoded by the coding sequence GTGAATACGACAAAAGAAAAACTATATAGAACAGTAGACGACTTGAGAGAGACCATTCTTGCCATCAACGATTTCATTCATGACCACCCTGAATTGGGAAACGAGGAATTCCAAGCGGTTGAACTTTTGACCCATACATTGGCGAATCACGGCTTTCAGGTAGAAACAGGGCTAGCAGGATTAGAAACGGCATTTTCCGCCATCTATCAAAATAGGCAGGGCGGGCCTGTCATCGGTTTATTATGTGAATACGATGCACTAGAAGGACTAGGACATGGCTGCGGCCACAATCTGCAAGCGGCTTCCATCACGGGTGCAGCAATCGCGCTGGCTCGGAATTTAGGGGACATACCGGCTACGATAGCCGTCTATGGTACACCAGCCGAGGAGACGACGAGTGGAAAGCTGCCTATGATCAAAGCAGGCGTTTTCGATCAGTTGGATGTAGCGCTCATGATGCATGGGGGAGACCGTACGACAGTAGATGGGAAATCACTGGCGATGAACATGGTTGAATTTGTTTTTGAAGGAAAGGCGGCCCACGCAGCGGTTGCTCCGGAAAAAGGAATCAGCGCGCTGGATGGAGTCCTCATGATGTTCAATGCGATTGAATACTTACGAGAGCATGTGCGGACGGACGTACGCATTCACGGTGTGATTACCGATGGGGGAGTCGTGCCGAACATTGTCCCTGATCGCGCAGCAGCTCAGTTTTACATCCGTGCAGCGGATCGCCCTTATCTGGACACGGTGGTGGAGCGGGTATATAATGCAGCACGTGGAGCTGCCCTCGCTACGGGAACACAGCTGTCGATCAATGAATTGAAGACGTGTGAAAATAAAATCAATGTGGAAACCTTGAACAAATTAATGCTGGAAAATGCGAGAGAGGCAGGGATCCAGGAAATATCTCCTCCTCGAACAAGCACGGGCTCCACCGATTTCGCCAATGTTACCTACCGAATCCCAGGGGCGTGCTTGCGTGTGCAGTTTGTCCCCTTCGGAACTTCCAGCCATTCAAAGGAATGGGTGGCTGCAGGATTGAGCGACGAGGGCCATGCAGCCGTGCTGTTGGCGGCAAAATCTTTAGCAGGTGTCGGGTATGACTTGATCGTCGACCCATCCGTCTTGTCCGAGATCAAAGAAGATTTCCACAAAGCGAAAGAAGCACTGTTCGTATCATAG
- a CDS encoding MFS transporter, translating to MSWKRNARILWICNFIISGSMSMIMPFLPLFLMDMGVPHGKEVSMWTGMIFSATFLSAAIMAPLWGAFADKYGQKANLVRAGIGMGIINLLMFFSSTPLYLLALRFVYGFFSGFITVSYSYLSKTTPREDLGKALGFLYTGGMSGGIIGPLFGGALSDWFGYHTVFAVTGGMMIVTVLLVKWFLPPDRIEAAPGDMQTGSFRQVFANPNLTILFFATFAIQTATMSTNSMMSIFVKSIVGEVNNLAFLAGLVTSITGVANIIGSPLLGRLGDHFGQSKVLPIIMFCTGLVILPQLWTNSIYPLYAWRFCHGLLLGGMLPSIQTLIKKRSADFISGRAFGVNSSFQFLGNLMGPLIGGFIAAQFSVSYVFVFAGVVLMVGAVIVKWRIPLRESKKAA from the coding sequence ATGAGCTGGAAAAGAAATGCGCGAATCCTCTGGATCTGCAATTTTATCATCTCGGGTTCGATGAGTATGATCATGCCATTCCTCCCGCTGTTTTTGATGGATATGGGAGTACCTCATGGAAAAGAAGTCAGTATGTGGACCGGGATGATCTTCTCGGCCACTTTTTTATCCGCAGCCATTATGGCGCCGTTGTGGGGAGCCTTTGCAGACAAATATGGGCAAAAGGCAAATCTAGTGCGAGCAGGCATTGGGATGGGGATCATCAATCTTTTGATGTTCTTCAGCTCGACGCCTTTATACTTGTTGGCCCTGCGGTTTGTGTACGGTTTTTTCTCCGGATTTATTACGGTCTCTTACTCCTATTTATCGAAAACGACACCAAGGGAAGATCTCGGAAAAGCGCTAGGGTTTCTGTATACAGGTGGCATGAGCGGGGGGATCATTGGACCGTTGTTCGGAGGAGCGCTGTCTGATTGGTTTGGCTATCATACAGTATTTGCTGTCACCGGAGGAATGATGATCGTGACCGTTTTGCTGGTCAAATGGTTCCTGCCGCCTGACAGGATAGAAGCAGCCCCTGGGGATATGCAAACAGGCTCTTTTCGCCAAGTATTCGCAAACCCCAATTTGACCATCCTGTTTTTTGCGACATTTGCCATTCAGACGGCCACGATGAGTACCAACTCGATGATGTCCATCTTCGTCAAATCAATCGTGGGTGAAGTCAATAACCTGGCATTTCTCGCAGGTCTGGTCACTTCGATTACGGGCGTGGCAAACATCATCGGTTCGCCTTTGCTCGGACGCTTGGGAGATCATTTCGGACAGAGCAAGGTGCTCCCCATCATCATGTTCTGCACGGGATTGGTCATCCTGCCACAGCTGTGGACGAATTCCATCTATCCCTTGTACGCGTGGAGGTTCTGTCACGGACTCCTGCTGGGAGGAATGCTGCCTTCTATTCAGACGTTGATCAAAAAACGGTCTGCCGACTTCATTTCTGGAAGAGCGTTCGGAGTCAATTCCAGCTTTCAATTTCTGGGCAATCTGATGGGACCGTTGATCGGTGGGTTTATTGCGGCACAGTTTTCTGTATCCTATGTATTTGTTTTTGCCGGTGTCGTCCTCATGGTAGGAGCTGTCATCGTGAAATGGAGAATCCCGTTGCGAGAGAGCAAAAAAGCAGCGTGA
- a CDS encoding dihydroorotase: MEKYDLVVRGKIVGEDRVIQGQIGVKDGKIATIQPMEAELHGDKVLDFENAYVFPGTIDVHVHCFSNPKEGFIPTSMSAAAGGITTFLDMPYDLPNPISNVEIFEKKVQQLEQEAVVDICLWGTIAKTGGTEQIIPLAEAGAVAFKMSTFETDAYRFPRIPDPEILKAMQLIEQTGLRAAFHSENDEIIVDMIDEYKQANKVYPKAHNETRPPLTETSAVLKLMEFAYWTGVKLHIVHVSHPRTIDLIQLFKQQGVQVTAETCYPYLLLDVSALDKFGPRAKNNPPLRQPDEVAGLWKHIERGNIDLVSSDHAPWGLEHKEPGNDNIFLSASGMPGVEIMTPLMFDATVAKGKCTPIQFAKIMAQHPAEVFSIPGKGKIAVGYDADFAVIDPEAKWVIDENQFHSNSKLTPFHGKEVQGKIIQTIVRGTTVYDGTDVTVKPGFGKFVAGAAAKQ, encoded by the coding sequence ATGGAAAAGTACGATTTGGTAGTACGAGGAAAGATTGTTGGCGAAGATCGCGTGATACAGGGACAGATCGGGGTAAAGGATGGGAAAATCGCAACCATCCAGCCTATGGAAGCGGAACTACATGGAGACAAAGTGCTCGATTTTGAAAACGCTTATGTTTTCCCAGGCACCATCGATGTGCACGTTCACTGTTTCAGCAACCCAAAAGAGGGTTTCATTCCCACAAGCATGTCCGCGGCAGCAGGTGGCATCACGACTTTTTTAGACATGCCCTACGACCTGCCGAATCCCATTTCCAATGTAGAAATCTTTGAAAAAAAGGTGCAACAGCTCGAACAAGAAGCCGTGGTAGACATTTGCTTGTGGGGAACGATCGCCAAAACAGGCGGGACCGAGCAGATCATTCCACTAGCCGAAGCAGGCGCCGTTGCTTTTAAAATGTCTACCTTTGAAACGGATGCGTATCGCTTTCCACGCATTCCTGATCCCGAGATCCTCAAGGCGATGCAGCTGATTGAACAGACTGGCTTGCGGGCAGCCTTCCACTCGGAAAACGACGAAATAATCGTAGACATGATCGATGAATATAAGCAGGCAAATAAGGTGTATCCAAAGGCGCATAACGAGACCAGACCGCCCCTCACTGAGACGAGTGCCGTGCTCAAGCTGATGGAGTTCGCGTATTGGACAGGCGTAAAGCTGCACATTGTACACGTAAGCCATCCGCGGACGATTGATTTGATTCAACTGTTCAAACAGCAAGGTGTACAGGTAACAGCAGAAACTTGCTATCCTTACTTACTACTCGATGTAAGCGCTTTAGATAAGTTCGGTCCGAGAGCGAAAAACAACCCGCCGCTTCGTCAGCCAGATGAAGTAGCAGGATTGTGGAAGCACATTGAGCGTGGAAACATCGATCTGGTTTCCTCCGACCACGCACCATGGGGCCTGGAACATAAGGAACCTGGCAACGATAATATCTTTCTATCCGCTTCCGGGATGCCTGGCGTCGAGATCATGACTCCGCTCATGTTTGATGCAACCGTAGCGAAAGGGAAATGTACTCCGATTCAGTTTGCCAAGATTATGGCGCAGCATCCAGCCGAAGTATTTTCTATCCCTGGAAAAGGTAAAATTGCCGTCGGGTATGATGCCGACTTTGCTGTCATCGATCCCGAGGCGAAGTGGGTAATCGATGAGAACCAATTCCATTCCAACTCTAAACTGACACCATTTCACGGCAAAGAAGTGCAAGGAAAGATCATTCAAACCATTGTCCGTGGCACGACCGTTTACGATGGCACCGATGTAACCGTCAAGCCTGGTTTCGGAAAATTTGTAGCTGGTGCTGCTGCGAAACAATGA
- the nikB gene encoding nickel ABC transporter permease, with protein sequence MLSYIIKRVLQMIPTLIGVSIATFILIHSVPGDPARMIAGNEASEEEVALVRDRLGLNEPLHVQYGEYVMGLAKGDLGTSLRSDRPVLDEIVSRFPTTILLTFISVIIMIIVGLLAGILSATKPNSKRDNATMMFSLFGISMPIFWLGLMLILIFSYYLQVLPSGGNDSFKYFILPAVALGLSSSAILARLSRSSILEVIHQDFVRTARAKGVKEKWVIYKHTLKNALIPIITIVGLEFGHLLGGAVLTETVFSMNGIGRFIIQSIQFRDYPAIQGSILFVATIFVIVNLIVDLCYSLVDPRVRYD encoded by the coding sequence TTGCTCAGCTATATAATCAAACGCGTATTGCAGATGATCCCAACTTTGATCGGTGTATCCATCGCTACCTTTATTCTCATTCACTCCGTTCCGGGAGACCCGGCCCGAATGATCGCGGGAAATGAAGCGAGTGAAGAAGAGGTTGCTCTTGTTCGTGACCGCCTGGGGTTAAACGAACCGTTGCACGTCCAGTACGGAGAGTATGTGATGGGGCTGGCAAAGGGCGATCTCGGAACATCGCTGCGTTCGGACCGCCCTGTTTTGGATGAAATCGTTTCCCGATTCCCGACCACCATTTTGCTCACCTTTATCTCCGTGATCATCATGATCATTGTCGGACTTTTAGCCGGAATCTTATCAGCGACGAAGCCCAATAGCAAAAGGGATAACGCAACCATGATGTTTTCGCTGTTTGGTATTTCCATGCCGATTTTTTGGCTCGGATTGATGCTCATCTTAATCTTCTCGTATTACTTGCAGGTGCTGCCGTCCGGCGGTAATGACAGCTTTAAATACTTCATCCTTCCTGCTGTGGCGCTCGGTCTGTCTTCCTCGGCTATTTTAGCCCGATTGTCCCGCTCCAGCATTCTGGAGGTCATCCATCAAGACTTTGTTCGTACAGCGAGAGCCAAGGGTGTCAAAGAAAAGTGGGTGATCTACAAGCACACGCTGAAAAACGCGCTCATTCCGATCATTACGATCGTGGGACTGGAATTTGGTCATCTATTGGGAGGAGCCGTACTGACAGAAACGGTATTTTCCATGAACGGTATTGGGAGATTCATTATCCAGTCCATCCAATTCCGGGATTACCCAGCAATCCAGGGCAGCATTCTGTTTGTTGCCACGATCTTTGTCATCGTCAATTTGATCGTTGACCTTTGTTACAGTCTCGTAGATCCCAGAGTCAGATACGATTAG
- the nikC gene encoding nickel transporter permease: MSQTEVVVPPADNLSIETTYTARSPWRMIVNRFKKNRRAMAGLWMVLVFLVVAIFAPWIAPHDPFEQNMQVMLESPSIHYFFGTDEFGRDIFSRVIYGAQISLMIGIVGVLISIVFGVALGTISGYFGGFVDSLVMRIMDIFMAFPSFLLALAIVSVLGPGMINVMIAIGIFSVPTFARISRSSVISIKNKEYIEAARAMGGTHLFIIWKHILPNSIAPIIVLSTMRIATAILTAAGLSFLGMGAQPPTPEWGAMLSTGREYLRTAPHVSTIPGLAIMFMVLAFNMLGDGLRDALDPKMKL; encoded by the coding sequence ATGAGTCAGACAGAAGTCGTAGTCCCACCAGCGGACAACCTTTCGATCGAAACAACGTACACAGCTCGTTCCCCGTGGAGAATGATTGTGAATCGTTTCAAAAAGAACAGGCGGGCAATGGCAGGACTGTGGATGGTGCTCGTATTTCTCGTGGTCGCCATCTTTGCTCCGTGGATCGCTCCTCATGATCCGTTCGAGCAAAATATGCAGGTGATGCTGGAATCTCCTTCGATTCATTATTTCTTCGGTACAGACGAATTCGGGCGCGATATTTTTTCGCGAGTCATTTATGGCGCACAGATCTCCCTCATGATCGGAATCGTAGGCGTGTTGATCTCGATTGTTTTTGGCGTGGCTCTAGGGACCATCTCGGGCTATTTCGGTGGATTCGTGGATTCGCTGGTGATGCGGATCATGGATATTTTCATGGCATTTCCTAGCTTTCTCTTGGCATTGGCGATTGTCAGTGTACTTGGTCCGGGCATGATCAACGTCATGATTGCCATCGGTATTTTTTCTGTTCCGACCTTTGCCCGCATTTCACGCAGCTCGGTCATTTCGATCAAAAACAAGGAGTACATCGAAGCTGCCAGAGCGATGGGAGGCACCCATTTGTTCATCATCTGGAAGCACATTCTGCCCAACAGTATCGCGCCGATTATCGTGTTATCTACGATGCGGATCGCGACTGCGATTTTGACGGCTGCGGGTCTCAGCTTTTTAGGGATGGGAGCTCAGCCCCCTACACCCGAATGGGGAGCCATGCTAAGCACAGGAAGAGAATATTTGCGGACAGCCCCGCACGTGAGCACGATCCCCGGTTTGGCCATTATGTTTATGGTTCTGGCTTTCAACATGCTAGGGGACGGCTTGCGTGATGCTCTCGACCCCAAGATGAAGCTGTGA
- a CDS encoding IclR family transcriptional regulator: protein MSAEKTLDILDLFDFDTRALSVPQIADQLGQPQSSVYRHLRLLKEKGYVMEAANGYYSLGYRFLKLAKIVRLDMNISAIAQPVMRQLTKETGETSILLVHSNLQAVCLEAVPSHQPIKVSSEQGQIVPLYGGASSKALLAYLGEEVLEGLFTEGHIRKHTEQTITDLASLRADLDDIRDRGYAFSDGEIDEGVVSYGVPILDSNEQVAASLSIAGPRDRMLEKDGAELVAHLKSAAESIQRYL from the coding sequence ATGAGCGCTGAGAAAACATTAGACATTTTGGATTTATTCGATTTTGACACTAGAGCGTTGAGCGTTCCGCAGATCGCTGATCAATTGGGTCAGCCCCAAAGCTCCGTTTACCGTCACTTGCGCCTGCTCAAAGAAAAGGGTTACGTCATGGAAGCTGCCAATGGCTACTACAGCCTGGGATACCGCTTTTTAAAACTGGCGAAAATCGTTCGTTTGGACATGAACATATCTGCCATTGCCCAACCCGTCATGAGACAGCTGACCAAAGAAACAGGGGAAACTTCGATTTTGTTGGTGCACTCCAATCTGCAAGCTGTTTGTCTCGAAGCAGTTCCCTCTCACCAACCGATCAAGGTTTCATCCGAGCAAGGACAAATTGTCCCGTTATACGGTGGAGCTTCTTCCAAGGCTTTGCTGGCTTATTTGGGAGAAGAAGTCCTCGAAGGCTTGTTTACCGAGGGACATATCCGCAAACATACGGAACAGACCATCACGGACCTGGCTAGTCTGAGAGCAGACCTCGATGACATTCGTGACAGGGGCTATGCATTCTCTGACGGAGAAATCGATGAAGGGGTAGTGTCCTACGGTGTACCTATTCTTGATTCCAATGAGCAGGTAGCTGCATCTTTGAGTATTGCCGGACCACGCGACCGCATGCTCGAAAAGGACGGAGCAGAACTGGTTGCCCATTTGAAATCAGCAGCGGAGTCGATCCAGCGCTATCTGTAA